A section of the Dehalobacter sp. DCM genome encodes:
- a CDS encoding sigma-54 interaction domain-containing protein yields the protein MQPLECETNLMLGKISYSSSESFNDVELMEKIRRMKEDLIRKHIRPNDINLVPKDVIESWVRSYKKGLDIRKPKRGPVLSDDELKIVLTEKEDLIEITRSYFQMVEPIFFNTSCTLLLSDENGVNLLDTYKDQRYISIGEIGTEDTVGTCAQSITLIKECPVQLFGPEHYFEDWSGAVASACPIFDFNHNLAGVLSVSSNCQDQSPRTLAFVMAMALAIQNKLYTEINNNLLNMSLDVSDKGMVILNQKGYITRTNTIAEDILNNQAKELYGNYYENIFGYQPVIRNLLQTGNPMRDLELMIERLNKRVQILSAEPIRSLGKTVGYVLFVKKIDRNKPINLLNNTETRYTFQKIIGNSPQMTQSLQTAKKISACNENILIEGESGTGKELFAQAIHHESGLGGPFVPLNCAAIPKTLIESELFGYEGGSFTGAERKGRIGKIEMANGGTLFLDEIGDMPLELQPVLLRVLEERNLMRVGGTRLIPVNFRLIAATNQNLLRLVENNLFRHDLFYRLAVLRMVIPPLKERDGDIKLLINYFLKKACSKQQVPIPTMSSAAEYQLINYDWPGNVRQLENAVIYALNMSSGDIIDYEDLPKEIQFRGVMPAKSTSNSCTSTDFASLKEIEKNAILETLLKNGNNIYDAARILGLSRTTLYRKIKEYDIVFNS from the coding sequence ATGCAGCCTCTTGAATGTGAAACCAATTTGATGCTCGGAAAAATAAGCTATAGTAGTTCGGAAAGTTTTAACGACGTGGAGTTGATGGAGAAAATCAGAAGAATGAAAGAAGATTTGATTCGTAAGCATATTCGTCCCAACGATATCAATTTAGTCCCTAAAGATGTTATTGAATCCTGGGTCAGATCCTACAAAAAGGGACTTGATATACGTAAACCGAAACGGGGGCCGGTTTTATCGGATGACGAGCTGAAAATTGTGCTGACAGAAAAGGAGGATTTGATAGAAATAACACGGTCCTATTTTCAAATGGTAGAGCCAATTTTCTTTAATACCAGTTGTACATTGCTACTTTCCGATGAGAATGGTGTTAATCTTTTGGATACCTATAAAGATCAACGTTATATTTCTATCGGTGAGATTGGCACGGAAGATACAGTGGGTACCTGTGCCCAGTCCATTACGCTCATTAAAGAATGTCCGGTACAGTTATTTGGCCCTGAACATTATTTTGAAGATTGGAGCGGCGCCGTCGCCTCTGCCTGCCCGATTTTTGACTTTAATCATAACCTCGCTGGCGTCTTATCTGTGAGCAGTAATTGCCAGGATCAAAGCCCGCGAACGTTAGCTTTTGTCATGGCCATGGCTTTGGCAATACAAAATAAACTGTACACGGAAATAAATAATAATTTGTTGAATATGTCATTGGATGTTTCCGACAAGGGAATGGTTATACTCAACCAGAAAGGGTATATTACCCGAACAAATACCATTGCAGAAGATATATTGAATAATCAAGCTAAGGAATTATACGGCAATTATTATGAAAACATCTTTGGCTATCAGCCGGTAATTCGAAATTTACTCCAGACAGGAAATCCGATGCGTGATTTAGAACTTATGATTGAAAGGTTGAATAAACGTGTTCAAATTTTATCTGCTGAGCCCATAAGAAGTCTTGGAAAAACGGTTGGATATGTTCTATTTGTAAAAAAAATAGACCGTAATAAACCGATTAATCTTTTAAATAACACGGAAACCAGATATACATTTCAAAAGATAATTGGTAATTCACCTCAAATGACACAATCTCTTCAGACAGCCAAAAAAATCTCCGCTTGTAATGAAAATATTCTGATTGAAGGGGAAAGCGGTACAGGAAAAGAGCTGTTTGCTCAAGCTATTCATCATGAGAGTGGATTAGGCGGACCATTTGTTCCCTTAAATTGTGCGGCAATACCAAAGACGTTGATTGAAAGTGAATTATTTGGTTACGAAGGCGGATCATTTACAGGGGCAGAACGTAAAGGCAGGATAGGGAAAATTGAAATGGCTAACGGGGGCACCCTGTTCCTTGATGAAATTGGAGATATGCCGCTGGAGCTACAACCGGTACTGCTCCGAGTGCTGGAAGAAAGAAATTTGATGCGTGTTGGCGGTACACGTCTTATTCCCGTAAATTTCAGGTTGATTGCGGCCACCAATCAAAATCTTTTACGTTTAGTTGAAAACAATCTGTTTCGGCATGATTTGTTTTATCGTCTGGCTGTACTGCGAATGGTGATTCCACCTTTAAAAGAGAGGGACGGGGATATAAAATTATTGATTAACTATTTTTTAAAGAAAGCGTGCAGTAAACAACAGGTGCCCATCCCCACAATGTCTTCGGCAGCTGAATATCAGCTGATCAATTATGATTGGCCAGGAAATGTCAGACAGTTGGAAAATGCTGTTATTTATGCATTGAATATGTCTTCTGGCGACATCATCGACTATGAGGATCTCCCAAAGGAAATACAATTTCGGGGGGTAATGCCGGCGAAATCAACATCAAATAGTTGCACATCCACGGATTTCGCATCGCTTAAAGAAATTGAGAAAAATGCTATTTTAGAAACACTCTTAAAAAATGGCAATAATATCTATGATGCCGCCAGAATACTTGGGTTAAGCCGAACAACGCTTTATCGTAAGATAAAAGAGTATGATATCGTGTTCAATTCTTAG
- a CDS encoding uroporphyrinogen decarboxylase family protein → MNLRENMMAIYNREQPDYYGDVMTALEFILDPVFVRDAIIPQDGKEYTDSWGTVRIFLPGAPGPHPHQTPENIVIKDIEKWEEQLAVPSLIGLDWSEAKSQAALINRNEKLVASFCPGGLFERSHFLMGFENALMNYLEYPAEMKALLRTIADNKIAYIKKVAEECHPDIIFYHDDWGSKQNLLLPPRVWRAIIKPLQKEIADTIHACGMIYMHHADCICQPIVEDMVEIGVDIWQGVIAQNDIVEIQRITKGELAMAGGIDGPKIDLENTTEEAIRSEVRRAIDTYCPAGRFYPSIPNGVCFREWNNSIVIDELASYGREYAQKHPIK, encoded by the coding sequence ATGAACTTAAGAGAAAACATGATGGCAATCTACAATCGCGAGCAGCCCGATTATTATGGGGATGTGATGACCGCACTTGAATTTATATTAGATCCAGTTTTTGTTCGGGATGCCATCATCCCACAAGATGGGAAAGAATACACCGATTCGTGGGGGACGGTAAGAATCTTTCTTCCCGGAGCTCCGGGACCACATCCGCATCAAACACCTGAGAATATCGTCATTAAGGATATTGAAAAGTGGGAAGAACAGCTGGCTGTACCTTCACTAATCGGTCTCGACTGGTCTGAAGCCAAGAGTCAGGCTGCATTAATAAATAGAAATGAAAAACTCGTCGCTTCATTTTGTCCCGGAGGACTTTTTGAACGCAGCCATTTTCTGATGGGGTTTGAAAACGCATTAATGAATTATTTGGAATATCCCGCTGAAATGAAGGCACTGCTCAGAACCATTGCCGATAATAAAATCGCGTACATTAAAAAGGTGGCTGAGGAATGCCACCCTGACATTATTTTCTATCATGATGACTGGGGCTCTAAACAAAATCTGTTATTGCCGCCGCGGGTATGGCGGGCTATCATCAAACCCCTGCAGAAAGAGATTGCGGATACGATCCACGCCTGTGGCATGATTTACATGCACCATGCGGATTGTATTTGCCAACCCATAGTGGAAGATATGGTCGAAATAGGTGTCGATATCTGGCAGGGCGTGATCGCACAGAATGACATCGTGGAAATCCAGCGCATCACCAAAGGAGAACTGGCAATGGCCGGTGGGATCGATGGGCCCAAGATCGACCTTGAGAACACTACGGAAGAGGCTATTCGTTCGGAAGTCAGACGGGCAATTGATACCTACTGCCCGGCCGGACGTTTCTATCCGTCTATTCCAAACGGTGTGTGTTTCAGGGAATGGAACAACAGCATTGTGATCGATGAACTTGCTTCTTACGGCAGAGAATACGCGCAGAAACATCCGATTAAATAG
- a CDS encoding sigma-54-dependent Fis family transcriptional regulator, producing the protein MKPIEQLLSPLIRNFNNASSQLLSDSEVLLMEKMKKQKLNLLSNQIDLSQVNTVSSDIAESWMRSHRNGVTLHEYPSLPVLSRDAFLNRLTEKEQFLRVSDPFIEKLEHMFSDTSGIVFLTDENGTILRVVIGNNPRIEELNTFFQLTPGTIWREETVGTCSHSMSILLKSPIQISGPEHYCEAFQQTSCSSAPVFDANNNLEGTISIACPFLHGQNSHTLGLAIAMAWAIQKDLQLSAKEELLNTTITTTPDAILAVDQFGNIINSNIAAEKLLFNEEHSLIGLPLTEVLGHQTRIESALRSGKPMYGMDITVEKTNQKLHISSAQPVKNKYGKNLGCIFTLKGIDRSRKNVKKAEFLQPKYTFDKILGDSSQIQHAINLAKKFAPLDGNILIQGESGTGKEVFAQCIHMESRSDAPFIAENCAAIPRTLIESELFGYEGGAFTGAERHGRPGKIELADGGTLFLDEIGDMPLEVQTVLLRVIEEKVVKRVGGSRYIPVDFRLVTATNKDLLELVQKNQFRQDLYYRLAVFKISIPPLRERGPDIIKLVDTFIERVAQKQKIPAPTLSKTAKYLLLQYNWPGNVRQLENAVTYAVNVAKDGIVCPEDFPEEIYQSVNLPISMESPKKVSPVTDIPILKNKLSLKELEKIAIEQAVHQTNNNVAKAAELLEMSKSTLYRKIREYSISI; encoded by the coding sequence GTGAAACCGATTGAACAGCTGCTAAGCCCATTGATCAGAAATTTTAATAATGCAAGTTCCCAACTGCTGAGTGATAGTGAAGTATTGTTGATGGAGAAAATGAAAAAGCAAAAGCTCAATCTGCTTAGTAATCAAATTGATCTGTCACAAGTGAATACAGTATCTTCAGATATCGCAGAATCATGGATGAGATCACACCGCAACGGTGTTACTTTACACGAATATCCCAGCCTTCCCGTATTAAGCCGGGATGCCTTTTTGAACCGACTCACAGAAAAAGAACAGTTTCTTAGAGTGAGCGATCCATTTATTGAAAAATTGGAACATATGTTTTCCGACACAAGCGGCATTGTCTTTTTAACGGATGAGAACGGAACCATTCTCCGTGTTGTTATTGGCAACAACCCCAGAATCGAAGAATTGAATACGTTTTTTCAATTGACTCCCGGTACGATCTGGCGAGAAGAAACAGTGGGGACATGCTCGCACAGCATGAGCATACTCTTAAAAAGTCCGATCCAAATTTCCGGACCGGAACACTACTGTGAGGCTTTCCAGCAAACCTCATGTTCCTCCGCACCGGTTTTTGATGCCAATAATAATTTGGAAGGCACCATCTCTATCGCATGTCCTTTTTTACACGGTCAGAACTCACACACATTAGGGTTGGCCATCGCAATGGCTTGGGCTATTCAGAAGGATTTGCAATTATCGGCAAAAGAGGAATTGCTGAACACCACCATTACAACAACGCCGGATGCGATCCTGGCTGTTGATCAGTTTGGCAACATCATTAATTCCAATATAGCGGCAGAGAAACTATTATTTAATGAAGAACATAGTTTAATCGGCTTGCCTCTTACCGAAGTACTTGGGCACCAAACCCGTATTGAATCCGCTTTAAGAAGCGGAAAACCGATGTACGGAATGGATATTACAGTTGAAAAAACCAACCAAAAACTGCATATTAGTTCGGCACAACCCGTAAAAAATAAATACGGAAAAAATCTTGGCTGTATTTTCACCTTAAAGGGAATAGACCGTTCACGAAAGAACGTTAAGAAGGCTGAGTTTTTGCAGCCTAAATATACGTTTGATAAAATTCTGGGAGACTCTTCCCAAATCCAACATGCAATAAATTTAGCAAAGAAATTTGCGCCCCTTGACGGCAATATTTTAATCCAGGGAGAAAGCGGTACCGGCAAAGAGGTATTTGCTCAGTGTATTCATATGGAAAGCCGGTCGGATGCTCCGTTTATTGCTGAAAACTGTGCGGCTATTCCAAGGACGCTCATTGAAAGTGAATTATTTGGATACGAAGGAGGGGCCTTTACCGGTGCTGAACGTCACGGCAGACCGGGGAAAATCGAACTTGCGGACGGTGGTACTCTTTTCTTGGATGAAATCGGGGATATGCCTTTAGAGGTACAGACGGTGCTTCTTCGAGTTATTGAAGAAAAAGTCGTGAAGCGTGTGGGGGGAAGCCGTTATATTCCGGTTGACTTTCGGCTGGTAACGGCAACGAACAAGGACCTGTTAGAGCTTGTTCAAAAGAATCAATTTCGGCAAGACTTATATTACCGGCTGGCCGTGTTTAAAATCTCGATTCCTCCGTTAAGGGAGCGAGGGCCCGATATTATTAAATTGGTGGATACCTTTATTGAAAGAGTGGCACAAAAACAAAAAATTCCCGCCCCGACTCTAAGTAAGACAGCAAAGTATCTCCTCTTACAGTACAACTGGCCTGGGAATGTCAGACAATTGGAAAATGCGGTAACTTATGCTGTTAATGTGGCAAAAGACGGAATTGTTTGCCCAGAAGATTTTCCGGAGGAAATCTATCAATCTGTCAATTTACCTATTTCAATGGAGAGCCCAAAAAAGGTGAGCCCGGTAACTGATATTCCGATACTAAAAAATAAGCTTTCGCTAAAGGAACTTGAAAAAATAGCAATTGAACAAGCAGTACATCAGACAAACAACAATGTTGCCAAAGCGGCGGAGTTGCTGGAAATGAGCAAATCAACACTGTATAGAAAAATCAGGGAATATTCGATTAGTATATAA
- a CDS encoding molybdopterin-dependent oxidoreductase encodes MSTVKLDTLGSVNDMGKPWRFEEDGLTVTRSAVWSPPGCHPVGCGLKLYTKDNKLVRVEGDENHPVTQGRLCVRCISLKDYVYNASRITHPMKRDRQYRGQADKWERCTWDEAIDIIEKNYREITAKYGRESIILFAGTGREGGTLNPYGSLMLGTPNYTYTQSGYACYIPRLAGTAYMLGVTYPEIDYAGGLPGRYDDPAYQVPEVLMLWGKAPLESNGDGFFGHAVVDLMKRGTRLIVVDPRVNWLASRADFHLRLRPGTDAALGMAMLNVIISEDLYDHDFVEYWCYGFEELTERVKTMPVEKAAAITGVPADKIVKAARMYAAGTPSALQWGLAIDQKANGMQAGQTIVALMAITGNIDVPGGQILSDINFGLNEVGFGIEKGVGKELMDKMIGLDKYPVYCNTILNAHADMMLETCETGKPYPIKFGFYAGNNLMSCTSAEPKRWHDALVKTLDFCFTIDCFMTPSAEATCEVFLPLSAAAEEDGVSFTHYSGSPVTTNFMNQAFTTGECLSDIEACVKIGKRLNPHLFEEYNDYHDFIDHLRLSRRLKFDDVKKDVTIQRDVVYYKYETGDLRMDHTPGFNTPTGKVELYSTVFEQFGEDPLPYYEEPQYSPQRTPELLEKYPFVLTTGARTFAFFHSENRQVPYTRELNPDPLVEINPETAHRLGITDGQWCEVWNQFGSAKLKAKVSEVVDETTIHCQHGWWFPEEDGSEPNLYGTFRSNVNNLVPNFHTGKLGFGAPFKCLLCNIKPIDEMLDTDMTKVWEKFKREDQ; translated from the coding sequence ATGAGCACGGTAAAATTAGACACACTTGGCTCTGTCAACGACATGGGCAAACCGTGGCGCTTTGAAGAGGACGGACTGACTGTTACCCGATCTGCCGTCTGGTCGCCGCCGGGATGCCATCCGGTAGGCTGCGGACTTAAACTCTACACTAAGGACAACAAACTCGTCCGGGTGGAGGGAGATGAGAACCATCCGGTTACCCAGGGACGACTTTGCGTGCGCTGCATCAGCCTAAAAGACTACGTTTACAATGCCAGCCGGATCACCCACCCCATGAAGCGGGATCGCCAATACCGGGGGCAGGCGGATAAATGGGAACGCTGTACTTGGGATGAGGCTATCGATATTATCGAGAAAAACTACCGCGAGATCACTGCGAAGTACGGACGTGAAAGCATTATTCTCTTTGCGGGTACCGGGCGGGAGGGTGGTACCCTCAATCCCTATGGATCATTAATGCTGGGCACCCCCAATTACACCTACACCCAATCCGGTTACGCCTGCTATATTCCCCGCCTGGCAGGGACAGCCTATATGCTGGGAGTGACCTATCCTGAGATCGATTATGCCGGCGGCCTACCGGGACGCTATGACGATCCAGCCTATCAGGTACCGGAGGTCTTAATGCTCTGGGGTAAGGCACCCTTGGAATCCAATGGCGACGGCTTTTTCGGACATGCGGTGGTCGATCTGATGAAGCGCGGCACTCGGCTCATCGTGGTCGACCCTCGTGTTAACTGGCTGGCGTCCAGAGCAGACTTCCATCTGCGTCTCCGCCCCGGTACCGATGCCGCTCTTGGAATGGCTATGTTGAATGTGATTATCTCGGAAGATCTCTATGACCATGATTTCGTGGAGTATTGGTGTTATGGCTTTGAAGAGCTGACTGAGCGCGTAAAAACCATGCCGGTGGAAAAAGCGGCGGCCATCACGGGTGTCCCCGCTGACAAGATTGTGAAAGCGGCGCGTATGTATGCTGCCGGTACGCCCTCGGCGCTGCAGTGGGGACTGGCGATCGATCAGAAGGCCAATGGCATGCAAGCCGGTCAAACCATTGTGGCTTTAATGGCCATTACCGGCAACATTGATGTTCCCGGCGGTCAGATTCTTTCCGACATCAATTTCGGTCTGAATGAGGTGGGGTTTGGCATCGAAAAAGGTGTCGGTAAAGAACTTATGGATAAGATGATCGGGCTGGACAAATACCCGGTATATTGCAACACGATCCTGAACGCCCATGCCGATATGATGCTGGAAACCTGTGAGACCGGCAAGCCCTATCCTATCAAATTCGGATTCTATGCCGGAAACAACCTGATGTCCTGTACTTCGGCCGAACCCAAACGCTGGCATGACGCCCTGGTGAAGACGCTGGATTTCTGCTTCACCATCGACTGTTTTATGACACCTTCCGCCGAGGCTACCTGCGAGGTATTTCTGCCCCTCTCCGCAGCCGCCGAGGAAGATGGTGTTTCTTTCACGCACTACAGTGGTTCGCCGGTTACCACCAATTTTATGAACCAAGCCTTTACAACCGGAGAATGCCTCTCGGATATTGAAGCCTGCGTCAAGATTGGCAAACGGCTTAATCCCCATTTGTTTGAGGAATATAACGATTATCACGATTTCATTGACCATCTGCGCTTGAGTCGCCGCCTGAAGTTTGATGATGTAAAAAAAGATGTGACGATACAGCGCGACGTTGTTTACTACAAGTACGAAACCGGCGATCTGCGTATGGATCACACTCCGGGATTCAATACGCCCACAGGGAAGGTGGAACTCTATTCCACTGTTTTCGAGCAGTTTGGGGAAGACCCGCTGCCCTATTATGAAGAACCCCAGTACAGCCCCCAGAGAACGCCGGAATTACTGGAAAAATACCCCTTCGTATTGACCACCGGCGCCCGCACCTTTGCTTTCTTCCATTCGGAAAACCGTCAAGTTCCTTATACCCGTGAACTAAACCCGGATCCGCTGGTGGAAATCAATCCAGAGACTGCACACCGTCTTGGCATTACCGATGGTCAGTGGTGCGAGGTCTGGAATCAGTTTGGCTCTGCCAAGCTCAAAGCCAAAGTATCAGAAGTCGTAGATGAAACCACTATCCACTGTCAACACGGCTGGTGGTTCCCCGAGGAAGACGGATCAGAACCCAATCTATATGGTACTTTCCGGTCCAACGTAAACAACCTGGTTCCCAATTTCCATACAGGTAAATTGGGTTTCGGAGCCCCCTTTAAGTGTCTGCTCTGCAATATCAAGCCGATTGATGAGATGTTGGATACGGACATGACAAAAGTATGGGAAAAATTCAAAAGGGAGGATCAGTAA
- a CDS encoding oxidoreductase yields MAETYGLLIDYEYCTGCESCEVSCKEEHNYPVGKWGIRVFDDGPWNIEADRFNFNRIPVPTDLCDLCADRTATGREPICVHHCLANCMTYGPVKELAEKLAGKTKQVLWVPQYKPLEAKGEFVSKNEKRHIAAHIDVRAVEHFENTVHRAEDRVEMVEIKKVDD; encoded by the coding sequence ATGGCCGAGACATACGGGCTTCTTATCGACTACGAGTATTGCACCGGCTGTGAGTCCTGCGAAGTTTCATGTAAAGAGGAACATAACTATCCGGTAGGCAAATGGGGTATCCGCGTCTTTGATGACGGACCCTGGAATATTGAAGCGGATCGATTCAATTTTAATCGGATCCCCGTCCCCACCGATCTCTGTGATCTCTGCGCGGACCGTACAGCTACCGGACGCGAACCGATCTGCGTCCATCATTGTCTGGCAAACTGTATGACCTACGGGCCGGTAAAGGAACTGGCAGAAAAATTAGCCGGCAAAACAAAACAGGTTCTTTGGGTGCCGCAATACAAACCTTTGGAAGCAAAGGGCGAATTTGTTTCCAAAAATGAGAAACGCCATATTGCCGCTCATATTGATGTTCGTGCAGTTGAACATTTTGAGAACACGGTGCATCGCGCTGAAGACCGGGTGGAAATGGTGGAAATCAAGAAAGTGGATGACTAG
- a CDS encoding FKBP-type peptidyl-prolyl cis-trans isomerase, with protein sequence MEMKYRQRSGKCALVRYRGGPVDGEIVEDRSLGEPVRIIIGAGQVPPGVEDILNEMEIGSQGEYIIPCAKAYGAHDPEGVRTYPRLSIKDGQSLDAGSVIPWKHPVSQQLVPVKVIAATKDTVTIDFNHLLAGTDLRYWFQLVDILD encoded by the coding sequence ATGGAAATGAAGTACAGACAGCGCTCAGGAAAATGTGCTCTTGTCCGCTACCGAGGTGGCCCCGTAGATGGCGAAATAGTGGAAGACCGCTCCCTGGGCGAACCGGTGCGGATTATCATCGGTGCCGGTCAGGTACCGCCGGGAGTGGAAGATATTCTCAATGAAATGGAGATTGGCAGCCAGGGAGAATATATTATTCCCTGCGCCAAGGCTTACGGCGCCCATGATCCGGAGGGTGTGAGGACTTACCCTCGACTGTCTATTAAGGACGGTCAAAGCTTAGACGCGGGGAGCGTCATTCCCTGGAAACATCCTGTCTCACAGCAGTTAGTACCGGTTAAAGTCATTGCTGCAACAAAGGACACAGTAACTATCGACTTTAATCACCTCCTGGCTGGGACGGATCTGCGCTACTGGTTTCAATTGGTAGATATTTTGGATTAG
- a CDS encoding MFS transporter has product MSTDTQFPKFRWFVMTTMLIGAIAQGVIMIAPSPLIGEVAKYLGKDLGLVTFTVMGLWTITVCIGGIIGGVLVDKVGVIKVYLVCGLILIISAVGIPLAGKSLPAIVFLRLLGGAGTGPIISSIVRVAAEWFPSKERGLISGVQGMSTALGISVGFAASPAVFAVNHSWPETMVFMAIPSVVFIICTIIMALGPKPPTVMQINSQKIEHSTDFKRAMKDPTIYLCILYIFLFNWLVQGINDLTPGYFAIPSPVGVGFGPTTAGNLMMLFQMMYMIASLLSGWLNTKVYKGNYRIQIMLAYLITGLYYFIRFSEVTGTGPNFLLILILLITALFLGQGIATIITYIANSYPEHITGKVGGVVVGFGLFGGVIGVACGSSALTVTHTYQLSIIIVTIVTLLGFVTSFLLKARPAMVAIKSSLVADEKSS; this is encoded by the coding sequence ATGAGTACGGATACTCAATTCCCCAAATTTCGCTGGTTTGTTATGACAACCATGTTGATTGGTGCCATTGCCCAGGGGGTAATTATGATAGCACCGTCACCATTAATCGGTGAAGTTGCTAAATACTTAGGCAAAGACTTAGGATTAGTTACATTTACCGTCATGGGGCTCTGGACGATAACTGTTTGTATCGGCGGTATTATCGGAGGTGTACTGGTCGATAAAGTTGGCGTCATCAAAGTGTATCTGGTTTGTGGACTGATATTGATTATCTCTGCTGTCGGAATACCTCTTGCCGGCAAATCACTTCCAGCCATTGTCTTCCTAAGACTCCTTGGAGGGGCTGGCACTGGCCCAATTATTTCATCCATTGTCCGAGTAGCAGCTGAATGGTTCCCAAGTAAAGAACGCGGATTAATCAGCGGTGTTCAGGGTATGTCTACCGCATTAGGGATATCGGTAGGTTTTGCAGCTTCTCCGGCAGTTTTTGCTGTTAATCACTCCTGGCCGGAAACGATGGTATTTATGGCAATTCCCTCTGTCGTTTTTATTATCTGTACCATCATCATGGCGCTTGGCCCAAAACCGCCGACAGTGATGCAAATCAATAGTCAAAAAATAGAGCATAGTACTGATTTTAAGCGTGCCATGAAAGATCCCACGATTTATTTATGTATTCTTTATATCTTCTTATTTAACTGGCTCGTCCAAGGGATCAATGACCTTACACCCGGGTATTTCGCGATTCCATCACCGGTCGGTGTCGGTTTTGGGCCAACGACAGCCGGTAATTTGATGATGTTGTTCCAAATGATGTATATGATAGCATCCCTTCTCAGTGGCTGGCTTAATACCAAGGTCTATAAAGGCAATTATCGAATTCAGATCATGTTAGCTTATCTCATAACCGGTCTATACTATTTCATCAGGTTTTCTGAGGTGACCGGAACCGGACCCAATTTCTTATTAATCCTTATCTTACTCATAACGGCGCTTTTCTTAGGTCAGGGTATCGCAACGATTATTACGTATATTGCGAATAGCTATCCTGAGCATATTACCGGTAAAGTAGGTGGCGTTGTCGTCGGATTCGGATTATTCGGTGGAGTAATCGGCGTAGCCTGTGGTTCAAGTGCTTTGACCGTAACCCATACCTACCAGCTTTCAATTATTATTGTAACCATTGTCACATTGCTAGGGTTTGTCACATCGTTTCTGTTAAAAGCCCGTCCCGCTATGGTCGCAATAAAGTCTTCACTTGTTGCAGATGAAAAATCATCGTGA
- a CDS encoding MFS transporter, producing the protein MKKAWLMVIIAILTSITCAISFLKIPPTMVLIMQGFGVSLTVVGLTMTVATIAQVIVTLPFGVVVAKIGPKKTMYIVLAMGFIGSAIGALSTNYTMLLVGRIFDGACFGVASIVVPPIISMWFPPQKRGLPMGIFSVWVALSMLIIFNVANPIAALFTWRGVWWFSCILTVILGIVFAFILKYPKEGEGSGESSAQAEQESKPSLSAGFKSGAVWNVAISFFFFTLLFSIFNNFYSTYLVQGAGLDLGAANKIYVFAIIGMAIGGIFSGAILNKVNRKYHAVLLTVSFVLVAICAFFEFRITSPSALIPFLLIAGFIYMLSVPIVFTLGSSLAKRPEEVGPIMAVVNFANGAAGVVSPLIVGPMVAAFGGWSGLSLPLLAFVVLAIIGCLLLQKTYAKRFKAAE; encoded by the coding sequence ATGAAAAAAGCCTGGTTAATGGTTATCATTGCAATTCTCACTTCGATCACCTGTGCCATATCATTTCTTAAGATTCCACCCACAATGGTATTAATCATGCAAGGATTCGGGGTCAGTCTGACCGTAGTGGGACTGACAATGACTGTCGCAACGATTGCTCAAGTCATCGTTACGTTGCCTTTTGGTGTTGTCGTCGCCAAAATTGGGCCGAAAAAAACAATGTATATTGTTCTGGCGATGGGCTTTATCGGCAGTGCCATAGGCGCTTTAAGCACGAATTACACGATGTTGCTCGTGGGCAGGATCTTTGACGGCGCCTGTTTTGGTGTTGCATCCATTGTCGTCCCGCCCATTATCTCAATGTGGTTTCCGCCTCAGAAGCGCGGACTTCCAATGGGTATATTCTCTGTTTGGGTCGCACTCAGTATGTTGATCATCTTTAATGTTGCCAATCCGATCGCTGCTCTTTTTACCTGGCGAGGCGTATGGTGGTTCAGCTGTATCCTTACCGTAATTCTGGGTATTGTCTTTGCCTTTATACTTAAATATCCCAAAGAAGGCGAAGGCTCAGGCGAAAGTTCGGCTCAGGCGGAACAAGAAAGTAAACCATCACTATCTGCAGGATTTAAATCAGGAGCCGTTTGGAATGTCGCCATCTCATTTTTCTTCTTTACACTCCTGTTTAGCATTTTCAATAATTTCTACTCGACTTATCTTGTTCAGGGAGCGGGTCTAGACCTTGGTGCAGCAAATAAAATCTACGTCTTTGCCATTATTGGTATGGCTATTGGCGGAATTTTCTCCGGAGCAATTCTGAATAAGGTCAATCGAAAATACCATGCCGTTTTATTAACAGTTTCATTTGTACTGGTTGCCATCTGCGCCTTTTTTGAATTCCGGATTACCTCACCCTCTGCGCTGATTCCCTTCTTATTGATCGCCGGTTTTATCTACATGCTTTCTGTTCCAATTGTATTTACACTCGGATCCAGTCTTGCCAAACGCCCGGAAGAGGTTGGTCCTATTATGGCCGTCGTTAATTTTGCCAACGGGGCAGCGGGAGTTGTCAGTCCGCTAATTGTCGGACCGATGGTAGCCGCATTTGGCGGATGGAGCGGTTTGAGCTTGCCACTGCTTGCCTTCGTCGTATTAGCAATTATCGGATGTCTATTATTGCAAAAGACGTATGCCAAAAGATTTAAAGCAGCTGAATAG